One Diceros bicornis minor isolate mBicDic1 chromosome 11, mDicBic1.mat.cur, whole genome shotgun sequence genomic region harbors:
- the NEUROG2 gene encoding neurogenin-2: MFVKSETLELKEEEDVLVLLGSASPASAALTPLSSSADEDEEEELGAAGGARRQRGPEAGPGARGGSPAGAEGCRPARLLGLLHECKRRPSRARAVSRGAKTAETVQRIKKTRRLKANNRERNRMHNLNAALDALREVLPTFPEDAKLTKIETLRFAHNYIWALTETLRLADHCGGGGGGLPGALFSEAVLLSPGGASAALSSGGDSPSPASTWSCTNSPAPSSSASSNSTSPYSCTLSPASPAGSDMDFWQPPPPDKHRYAPHLPIVRDCI; the protein is encoded by the coding sequence ATGTTCGTCAAATCCGAGACCTTGGAgttgaaggaggaagaggacgtgCTGGTGCTGCTGGGTTCGGCCTCCCCCGCCTCGGCGGCCCTGACCCCGCTGTCGTCCAGCGCCGACGAGGAcgaagaggaggagctgggcgcggcgggcggggcgcggCGGCAGCGAGGGCCGGAGGCCGGGCCCGGGGCGCGGGGCGGCTCGCCCGCCGGAGCCGAGGGCTGCCGGCCCGCGCggctgctggggctgctgcaCGAGTGCAAGCGGCGCCCCTCCAGGGCGCGGGCCGTCTCCCGCGGCGCCAAGACGGCCGAGACCGTGCAGCGCATCAAGAAGACGCGCAGACTGAAGGCCAACAACCGCGAGCGCAACCGCATGCACAACCTCAACGCGGCGCTGGACGCGCTGCGGGAAGTGCTCCCCACTTTCCCCGAGGACGCCAAGCTCACCAAGATCGAGACCCTGCGCTTCGCCCACAACTACATCTGGGCGCTCACCGAGACCCTGCGCCTGGCCGACCACTGCGGGGGTGGCGGTGGAGGCCTGCCGGGGGCGCTCTTCTCCGAGGCCGTCTTGCTGAGCCCGGGAGGCGCGAGCGCCGCCCTGAGCAGCGGCGGAGACAGCCCGTCGCCTGCCTCCACGTGGAGCTGCACCAACAGCCCCGCGCCGTCCTCCTCCGCGTCCTCCAACTCCACCTCCCCCTACAGCTGCACTTTATCTCCCGCCAGCCCGGCGGGGTCCGACATGGACTTTTGGCAGCCCCCGCCTCCCGACAAGCACCGCTACGCACCTCACCTCCCCATAGTCCGGGACTGTATCTAA